One window from the genome of Acidihalobacter ferrooxydans encodes:
- a CDS encoding glycosyltransferase: MNYALIVTNLAGGGAERAMLNLAALLTERGHHIDLILLENIVEHSVPNGIALHVVTPVGRTGHGWLGKRLTALRLARLWRGINRRRTLDLSISTLPYCDEVVRLARLPRVRYRVANTLSAEIDRLARLTPTKAQRRRTRYRNLYDRQRLIAVSSGVAADLRERLDIDANIAVVYNPFDFERIRGLSAEPEPDLPARPYVIHVGRFSPQKRHDLLLDAWKLVGLDMPLILLCEPDGGLERMIAERGLTERVTVAGFHANPFPWIARAELLVLCSDHEGMPNVLVEALACGTRVVSTDCPSGPREVLTGDLARWLVPMSDPLALAATMRDALQAPPPCITHELDAFEASTVVGLYESLAKKEH; this comes from the coding sequence ATGAACTACGCACTCATCGTCACTAATCTGGCTGGCGGCGGCGCTGAGCGCGCCATGCTGAACCTAGCCGCATTGCTGACCGAGCGCGGCCATCACATCGACCTGATCCTGCTGGAAAATATCGTCGAACACAGCGTCCCTAACGGCATCGCGTTGCATGTCGTCACGCCCGTCGGGCGCACCGGCCACGGCTGGCTGGGCAAGCGGCTCACCGCATTGCGCCTGGCGCGGCTCTGGCGCGGCATCAACCGCCGCCGCACGCTCGACCTCAGCATTTCCACCCTGCCCTACTGCGACGAAGTTGTCCGCCTAGCCCGCCTGCCCCGCGTCCGTTACCGCGTCGCCAACACCCTGTCGGCCGAGATCGACCGGCTGGCCCGACTCACGCCGACCAAAGCGCAACGCCGCAGAACCCGCTACCGCAACTTGTACGACCGGCAAAGACTGATCGCCGTATCCTCTGGCGTCGCTGCCGACCTGCGCGAACGCCTGGATATCGATGCCAACATTGCGGTTGTTTACAACCCCTTCGATTTCGAGCGCATCCGCGGACTCTCCGCCGAGCCCGAGCCGGACCTGCCCGCGCGCCCCTACGTGATTCACGTTGGTCGCTTCTCGCCGCAGAAACGTCACGACCTGCTACTCGACGCCTGGAAACTGGTCGGCCTGGACATGCCGCTTATCCTGCTCTGCGAACCGGACGGCGGACTCGAACGCATGATCGCGGAGCGGGGCCTCACGGAGCGCGTCACCGTCGCCGGCTTCCACGCCAATCCGTTCCCCTGGATCGCCCGCGCCGAGCTGCTGGTGCTGTGCTCCGACCACGAAGGCATGCCCAACGTGCTGGTCGAAGCCCTCGCCTGCGGCACGCGCGTCGTCAGCACCGATTGCCCTTCCGGCCCGCGCGAAGTGCTGACCGGCGACTTGGCGCGCTGGCTGGTACCGATGAGCGATCCTCTCGCGCTCGCAGCAACAATGCGGGACGCGCTACAGGCCCCGCCACCATGCATCACTCACGAACTGGACGCGTTCGAGGCTTCGACAGTGGTCGGCCTCTATGAATCCCTAGCAAAAAAGGAACATTGA
- a CDS encoding response regulator encodes MSQTLSIIIVDDMQFSRAVLRNELRKLGYDDIRLAASGDEVLRMCNERYADLILADWVMPTMNGLQLLKAVRQQDQARDWYTAFILFTAKEEQHAMLEAFRHGVDDYLVKPVQPDELAARVYGAGRISNLQNGLLQTSNALHAANRELLASNQIDALTGLGNRHYAEQRLHSMLRHTRERTGALCGILIRINELSHIRETYGHDCVDELLTSFTLRLRNSVRPTDVIARYAKATFAVLTLHGEQQHACDRQLKNLIQTLGTQTYQTSCAEIAINISAGINVYRHGAVAVTPDDFLLRAERNLAAFRQADHTRSFAT; translated from the coding sequence ATGAGCCAGACTTTGAGCATTATCATTGTCGACGACATGCAGTTCAGCCGCGCTGTCTTGCGCAACGAACTCAGAAAACTGGGCTATGACGACATCCGTCTCGCGGCCAGCGGCGATGAAGTGCTGCGTATGTGTAACGAACGCTACGCCGACCTGATTCTTGCCGACTGGGTAATGCCCACGATGAACGGGCTGCAACTGCTCAAAGCCGTGCGGCAGCAGGATCAGGCCCGAGACTGGTACACCGCTTTCATCCTGTTCACCGCCAAGGAGGAACAGCACGCCATGCTGGAAGCCTTCCGGCATGGCGTGGACGATTATCTCGTCAAGCCTGTCCAGCCGGATGAACTCGCTGCTCGGGTCTATGGGGCCGGGCGCATCTCGAACCTGCAAAACGGCCTGCTCCAGACCAGCAACGCGTTGCATGCCGCCAACCGCGAACTGCTGGCCAGCAACCAGATCGACGCCCTCACGGGGCTGGGCAACCGCCATTACGCCGAACAACGATTGCATTCCATGCTTCGCCACACGCGCGAGCGCACCGGCGCCTTGTGTGGGATACTCATCCGCATCAACGAGCTATCGCACATCCGCGAAACTTACGGGCACGATTGCGTGGACGAACTGCTGACGAGTTTCACCCTGCGCCTGCGAAATTCAGTGCGCCCGACAGATGTCATCGCGCGCTACGCCAAAGCCACCTTCGCCGTCCTCACGCTGCATGGCGAGCAGCAGCATGCCTGCGACCGGCAGCTCAAGAACCTGATCCAGACCCTGGGCACACAGACCTATCAGACATCATGCGCGGAAATCGCGATCAACATATCCGCTGGTATAAACGTATATCGCCACGGCGCTGTTGCGGTCACGCCGGATGATTTCCTGTTGCGTGCCGAACGAAATCTCGCAGCTTTCCGTCAAGCCGATCACACACGATCCTTCGCCACCTGA
- a CDS encoding glycosyltransferase family 9 protein yields the protein MQAPRTILFIAVSRIGDTLFATPAIRAVAQAYPDAEITVLGHPNRAEILQHLPFVHQVDTITKKLAPWKDRLAFGKRYNLAFVYNFDEPLVAYALRVAHRVVAFRQANPALNARLYRCVAPPAFQSEHAVRQLLRLPEATDIRTTDLRLAYRYTDHERRQARQRLEIASASDARPLVGLQVASFPTKGYRDWPVENFAELSHKIAAAWPQAHFLIFGGSSEKSRTEWLATELGDQATLYAGRLTLRETAALMSWLDLYVGIDTGPTHIMSTYDIPMVALYHCLSSSAHTGPLDHPMAYLIDHPSTDTSDCQESSAMADIGIDRVMAEVARALTEHPPAPR from the coding sequence ATGCAAGCGCCCCGTACGATTCTGTTCATCGCCGTTTCGCGCATCGGTGACACGCTGTTCGCAACCCCCGCCATCCGGGCGGTCGCCCAGGCTTACCCCGACGCGGAGATTACCGTACTGGGGCACCCCAACCGGGCGGAAATTCTGCAGCACCTGCCGTTCGTGCATCAGGTCGACACCATCACGAAGAAGCTCGCCCCCTGGAAAGACCGCCTCGCCTTCGGTAAACGCTACAATCTCGCGTTCGTCTACAACTTCGACGAACCGCTGGTCGCCTACGCGTTGCGCGTCGCACACCGTGTCGTGGCATTCCGGCAGGCCAACCCTGCACTCAACGCCAGACTCTACCGTTGCGTTGCCCCGCCCGCCTTCCAGAGCGAACACGCTGTCAGGCAACTACTACGACTGCCGGAAGCGACCGACATCCGCACCACTGATCTGCGTCTGGCCTATCGATACACGGATCATGAACGAAGGCAGGCCAGACAGCGCCTGGAAATCGCGTCGGCATCCGACGCACGCCCGCTCGTCGGCCTGCAGGTCGCCAGCTTCCCCACCAAGGGCTACCGCGACTGGCCGGTCGAAAACTTTGCCGAATTGAGCCACAAAATCGCCGCTGCCTGGCCGCAGGCGCATTTCCTGATCTTCGGCGGCAGCAGCGAGAAATCGCGCACCGAGTGGCTGGCCACTGAACTCGGCGACCAGGCCACCCTCTATGCCGGCCGCCTCACTCTGCGCGAAACCGCCGCCCTGATGAGCTGGCTGGACCTCTACGTCGGCATCGACACCGGCCCCACGCACATCATGAGCACATACGACATTCCCATGGTCGCGCTGTATCACTGCCTGTCCTCCTCGGCGCATACCGGTCCGCTCGACCATCCCATGGCCTATCTGATCGACCATCCGAGTACCGACACGTCAGACTGTCAGGAAAGCAGCGCCATGGCGGATATCGGTATCGACCGGGTCATGGCCGAAGTCGCCAGGGCATTGACCGAACACCCGCCCGCACCGCGATGA
- the lpxL gene encoding LpxL/LpxP family Kdo(2)-lipid IV(A) lauroyl/palmitoleoyl acyltransferase: MSSLLHPRHWLIWATFGLLRAATLLPLSAQRALGRQLGRVFLLLGRRRARIARINIDLCFPELTAAARATLLRRHFESFGIGLLELGCGWWSTDRRLRRQITVHGLEHLRDALARGKGVILLSAHFTTLEIGGRFLALLAGDLPLKALYRPSENPVMEHMVRGNRERQFGTPIPRDDIRAVLRALRRGEAVWYASDQNFGHKGSVFAPFFGIPAATNTASTRLASMTGAAVVPFFTRRLPDGRYEQIIGPPLENFPGVSPDVDATRINRLSEDWVRQAPEQYFWIHRRFKDRPGDEPRFY, from the coding sequence GTGAGTTCCTTGCTACATCCTCGCCACTGGCTGATCTGGGCGACCTTCGGGCTGCTGCGAGCAGCAACGCTGCTGCCACTGTCCGCGCAGCGCGCATTGGGTCGCCAGCTTGGCCGAGTGTTCCTGCTCTTGGGCCGGCGCCGCGCGCGCATCGCCCGCATCAACATCGACCTTTGCTTTCCCGAACTCACTGCAGCCGCGCGTGCAACACTACTACGGCGACACTTCGAGTCTTTCGGCATCGGCCTGCTCGAACTCGGTTGCGGTTGGTGGTCTACCGACCGCCGACTGCGTCGTCAGATAACCGTCCACGGTCTTGAACACCTGCGCGATGCGCTTGCACGCGGCAAAGGCGTCATCCTGCTCTCCGCCCACTTCACTACCCTGGAAATCGGCGGACGCTTTCTGGCCCTGCTGGCGGGTGACTTACCGCTCAAGGCACTGTACCGCCCCAGCGAAAACCCCGTCATGGAGCACATGGTACGCGGCAACCGCGAACGCCAGTTCGGCACGCCCATCCCGCGCGATGACATTCGTGCCGTGCTGCGCGCACTGCGCCGCGGCGAAGCCGTGTGGTACGCCTCCGACCAGAATTTCGGCCATAAAGGCAGCGTGTTCGCCCCATTTTTCGGCATTCCAGCGGCCACCAACACCGCTTCCACCCGCCTCGCCTCGATGACCGGCGCGGCCGTCGTACCGTTCTTCACCCGGCGCCTGCCCGACGGCCGCTACGAGCAGATCATCGGGCCACCTCTGGAGAATTTCCCCGGTGTCAGCCCGGACGTCGACGCTACGCGAATCAACCGGCTCAGCGAAGACTGGGTGCGCCAGGCTCCGGAGCAGTATTTCTGGATCCACCGGCGCTTCAAGGATCGCCCCGGCGATGAGCCGCGCTTTTACTGA
- the rnt gene encoding ribonuclease T, with the protein MSDNYANPAAADFTPMGHRFRSFLPIVIDVETGGFNPHTDALLQIAAVTLRMDSSGYFERDQTLSRHVVPFEGANLEPASLAVNGIDPWHPLRPAIPESQALSDVFKEVRRAVRDNECTRAILVGHNAAFDLAFLNAAIERTAIKRNPFHPFSTFDTVTLAAMAYGQTVLSRAARAAGLEWNDESAHSATYDAERTADLFCSVINLWNRSQKD; encoded by the coding sequence ATGTCAGACAACTACGCCAACCCGGCCGCGGCCGACTTCACGCCCATGGGGCATCGTTTTCGCAGTTTTCTTCCAATCGTCATCGATGTCGAAACCGGCGGTTTCAATCCACACACCGATGCGCTCCTGCAGATCGCCGCAGTGACGCTACGCATGGACAGTTCCGGCTATTTCGAACGCGACCAGACACTGTCCCGCCATGTCGTACCGTTCGAGGGGGCCAATCTCGAACCCGCATCCCTGGCAGTCAACGGCATCGACCCCTGGCACCCGTTGCGCCCGGCAATCCCGGAAAGCCAGGCACTGAGCGACGTTTTCAAGGAAGTACGGCGTGCCGTACGCGACAACGAATGTACCCGCGCCATCCTGGTCGGACATAACGCTGCTTTCGACCTAGCCTTTCTCAACGCTGCCATCGAACGCACGGCGATCAAGCGCAACCCGTTTCACCCATTCAGCACGTTCGACACGGTCACGCTGGCGGCCATGGCCTATGGACAAACCGTCCTGTCGCGCGCAGCACGCGCAGCCGGACTTGAATGGAACGACGAGAGCGCGCACAGCGCAACCTACGACGCCGAACGCACCGCAGACCTTTTTTGTTCGGTCATCAACCTGTGGAACAGGAGCCAGAAAGACTAA
- the asnB gene encoding asparagine synthase (glutamine-hydrolyzing) gives MCGILGAIGTRWLDAIPGVLNTLTPRGPDGYGIVHSDAAILAHRRLAIIDLAGGTQPMQSEDRRWNLSFNGEIYNYRELRAELEATGWTFRSHSDTEVLLQGWRAWGEALLDRLDGIYAFALWDVSARRLILARDRIGIKPLFYALQDKGLVFASTLSPFFALPGFPQRLDPEALRDYLACQAVQAPRSILRDVRQLPPASVLTFEQDTARATTRRFWQPSAPHDTAPFFEDALTEVDAAVRESVRRQMVADVPLGAFLSGGIDSSLMIHYMAEAGVKPLKTFNIRFPQVGFDETPAAQAVAARYATDHTVIDAPAIDGAAFEAAIAALDQPLADPAYVTTHELSRLTRQTVTVAISGDGGDELFAGYPRFAQTEGHFPDSLKRRLVRAGTRSGWLPGRLTRHGLAGREMLLYRHVELGPFPHSRKDMSRYLEPATLSAAHPNDTLELWRDLALGYGAGMDTESLMRADLWTYLSEDCLVKTDRASMDNSLEVRVPLLGNPVLDLVLDWPARIHFDADGGKALLRALARSHLPENVWNRPKHGFSVPLQHYFNGQWSTVCEEHLARCEEIAPFLNAPAVRTLWHSAKRGKASRRLAYTFVVLLIWLARHPISS, from the coding sequence ATGTGCGGCATACTCGGCGCGATCGGCACACGCTGGCTCGATGCAATTCCCGGCGTTCTGAACACTCTGACGCCGCGCGGGCCGGATGGGTACGGCATCGTCCACTCCGATGCCGCGATCCTGGCCCACCGCCGCCTTGCCATCATCGACCTGGCCGGCGGCACCCAGCCAATGCAGAGCGAGGACCGGCGCTGGAACCTCAGCTTCAACGGCGAAATCTACAACTACCGCGAACTGCGTGCCGAACTCGAAGCCACTGGCTGGACCTTCCGCAGCCATTCCGACACCGAAGTGCTGCTGCAGGGCTGGCGCGCCTGGGGCGAAGCCCTGCTCGACCGGCTGGACGGCATCTATGCCTTCGCGCTGTGGGACGTCTCGGCACGCAGGCTCATCTTGGCGCGTGACCGCATCGGCATCAAACCGCTGTTCTACGCGCTTCAGGACAAGGGGCTGGTGTTCGCCTCGACGCTGTCGCCCTTCTTCGCCCTACCAGGCTTCCCGCAACGCCTCGACCCCGAAGCACTGCGCGACTATCTGGCCTGCCAGGCGGTGCAGGCGCCGCGCTCCATCCTGCGCGACGTACGCCAGCTGCCACCGGCCAGCGTCCTGACCTTCGAACAGGACACCGCTCGCGCCACAACCCGTCGATTCTGGCAACCCTCCGCACCGCACGATACCGCACCGTTTTTCGAGGACGCGCTGACCGAGGTCGACGCCGCCGTGCGCGAGAGCGTGCGCAGGCAGATGGTCGCCGACGTGCCTCTGGGTGCATTCCTGTCTGGTGGCATAGACTCCAGCCTGATGATCCACTACATGGCTGAAGCGGGCGTAAAACCGCTCAAAACCTTCAACATCCGCTTCCCGCAGGTTGGGTTCGACGAAACTCCTGCGGCGCAGGCAGTGGCTGCCCGCTACGCGACCGATCACACTGTGATCGACGCCCCGGCCATTGATGGCGCCGCGTTCGAAGCCGCCATCGCCGCGCTGGACCAGCCGCTCGCCGACCCGGCCTACGTCACCACGCACGAACTCTCTCGCCTCACCCGGCAAACGGTCACGGTCGCGATCAGCGGCGACGGTGGCGACGAATTGTTCGCCGGCTATCCGCGTTTTGCCCAGACCGAAGGGCATTTCCCGGACAGTCTGAAACGGCGCCTCGTGCGCGCAGGCACCCGCAGCGGCTGGCTGCCCGGCCGCCTGACGCGGCATGGTCTGGCCGGACGCGAAATGCTGCTATACCGCCATGTCGAACTCGGCCCCTTCCCGCACTCGCGCAAGGATATGAGCCGTTATCTGGAACCCGCCACCCTAAGCGCCGCCCACCCGAACGACACGCTGGAACTCTGGCGTGACCTGGCTTTGGGCTATGGCGCCGGGATGGACACCGAAAGTCTTATGCGCGCCGACCTTTGGACCTATCTGTCCGAAGACTGTCTCGTCAAAACCGACCGAGCCAGCATGGACAACAGCCTGGAAGTACGCGTTCCACTGCTCGGCAACCCGGTACTGGATCTCGTGCTGGACTGGCCGGCACGAATTCACTTCGACGCCGACGGCGGCAAAGCATTACTGCGCGCTCTGGCACGCAGTCATCTTCCGGAAAACGTCTGGAACAGACCTAAACACGGCTTCTCAGTGCCGTTGCAGCATTACTTCAACGGCCAATGGAGTACCGTCTGCGAAGAGCACTTGGCCCGCTGCGAGGAAATCGCGCCGTTTTTAAACGCCCCCGCCGTACGCACACTATGGCACTCCGCGAAGCGCGGCAAAGCCTCCCGACGTCTGGCCTACACGTTCGTTGTACTGCTGATCTGGCTGGCTCGGCATCCCATTTCAAGCTAG
- the rfaQ gene encoding putative lipopolysaccharide heptosyltransferase III, which yields MNILVIKFRNIGDVLLTAPLITALHTAGHRVSALVKSGTEAMLEGHPQLDDVLVYPMRSQGEGRLAYLRRELAFYRQLRARRFDLAINTTEGDRGVIAAFLSGAQRRRGPFTPGRDNRWRRYLLTETVNPRDTHLRHTVLRNLDLGHPDAANIPIAVTLHINDADRDTVRRLLDAQGYDSARPLVHIHPTSRWFFKCWTEDGMAATIDYLIANGAQVALSCAPDGHERAKLDAILARCRQRPFDLGGRLTLKQTAALSAIAAVFFGVDTAPMHMAAAVGTPVVAIFGPSGAFDWGPWPNGWRSDANPYPARNGVQSAGAHLVIQQSWDCAPCGQAGCNNSKRSDCLERTGTTQVIAALDAALARSHVR from the coding sequence ATGAATATCCTCGTCATCAAATTCCGCAACATCGGCGACGTGCTCCTCACCGCACCGCTGATCACCGCGCTGCACACCGCCGGCCACCGCGTCAGCGCTCTGGTCAAGAGCGGCACCGAAGCCATGCTCGAAGGCCATCCGCAACTCGACGACGTGCTGGTCTACCCGATGCGCAGCCAAGGCGAAGGGCGCCTCGCCTACCTGCGCCGCGAGCTCGCCTTTTACCGCCAACTGCGCGCGCGCCGCTTCGACCTTGCCATCAACACCACCGAAGGCGACCGCGGCGTCATCGCCGCCTTCCTGAGCGGCGCGCAGCGTCGGCGCGGGCCGTTCACGCCAGGCCGCGATAACCGCTGGCGACGGTACCTGCTCACCGAAACGGTGAACCCACGCGACACGCACCTGCGCCACACCGTGTTGCGCAATCTCGACCTTGGCCACCCCGACGCGGCAAACATCCCGATTGCAGTCACTCTGCATATCAACGACGCCGACCGCGACACCGTGCGCCGATTGCTCGACGCCCAGGGCTACGACTCCGCCCGACCGCTGGTGCACATCCACCCGACCTCGCGCTGGTTCTTCAAATGCTGGACCGAAGACGGCATGGCCGCGACCATCGATTACCTGATCGCCAACGGCGCCCAGGTCGCACTCAGCTGCGCGCCCGACGGGCACGAACGCGCCAAACTGGACGCCATCCTTGCGCGCTGCCGCCAACGCCCCTTCGACCTCGGCGGCCGGCTCACGCTCAAGCAGACCGCGGCGCTGTCAGCCATCGCCGCCGTGTTCTTCGGCGTCGATACAGCGCCCATGCACATGGCCGCCGCAGTCGGCACGCCGGTCGTCGCGATATTCGGCCCGTCCGGCGCCTTCGACTGGGGGCCCTGGCCCAACGGCTGGCGCAGCGACGCCAACCCGTATCCCGCCAGGAACGGGGTACAATCGGCCGGCGCGCACCTCGTGATCCAGCAGAGCTGGGATTGTGCTCCCTGTGGACAAGCCGGCTGCAACAACAGCAAACGTTCGGACTGCCTGGAGCGCACCGGGACCACGCAGGTCATTGCCGCGCTCGACGCAGCGCTCGCGCGCAGCCACGTCCGATAA
- a CDS encoding glycosyltransferase — MQPILSIVVPVYNVAPYLEQCLDSLIAQNLHGMELIIVDDDGSTDACPTILARYVDERPEIIVIRQENRGLSAARNTGLEHASGEYLAFVDSDDWIEPDYYRRLLHLARSNDLDIAHGNAVYDYEGRRAGHLMYNDNFPIDVMTGREVLRQRLADKSFLHMVCMHLYRRTYIENLHMRFVPNLIHEDILWTTRAFLEAHRVAYDPTPGYHYRRPLRAPLSDQRQRTVIESYIYIARGLVAMTDPLCDDPGLKMLLRQHMVDDTLTIFHRLTKIRSKAMRRGLYRKLRHDGVYTLLWHHAKATAHRRRIARTWLKSWLIWLA; from the coding sequence ATGCAACCCATACTCAGCATCGTGGTGCCGGTCTACAACGTGGCGCCCTATCTGGAGCAGTGTCTGGACAGCCTGATCGCACAGAATCTCCACGGCATGGAACTCATCATCGTCGACGACGACGGCTCCACCGACGCGTGCCCGACGATTCTGGCGCGTTATGTCGACGAACGCCCCGAAATAATCGTCATCCGCCAGGAGAACCGCGGACTCTCCGCCGCACGCAACACCGGGCTGGAGCACGCCAGTGGCGAATACCTGGCTTTCGTCGACTCGGACGACTGGATCGAACCGGACTACTACCGCCGTCTGCTTCATCTCGCCCGCAGTAACGACCTGGACATCGCCCACGGCAACGCCGTGTACGACTATGAAGGGCGCCGCGCCGGGCACCTCATGTATAACGACAACTTCCCGATTGATGTCATGACAGGTCGCGAAGTTCTACGGCAACGCTTGGCCGATAAGAGCTTTCTGCATATGGTCTGCATGCATCTATACCGGCGCACATACATTGAAAACCTGCACATGCGCTTCGTGCCGAATCTGATCCATGAGGACATTCTGTGGACCACACGCGCCTTCCTGGAAGCGCACCGGGTAGCCTATGACCCGACACCGGGATATCACTACCGCCGTCCGCTACGCGCACCACTGTCCGATCAGCGCCAAAGGACCGTGATTGAAAGCTACATTTACATCGCCCGGGGCCTAGTGGCGATGACCGACCCGCTCTGTGATGATCCTGGACTGAAAATGTTGCTGCGCCAGCATATGGTGGACGACACGCTAACGATATTCCATAGGTTGACCAAGATCAGATCTAAGGCAATGCGACGTGGGCTGTATCGCAAGTTGCGCCATGACGGCGTCTATACTCTGCTTTGGCACCATGCGAAGGCGACGGCGCATCGCCGACGGATCGCACGAACCTGGCTCAAGAGCTGGCTGATCTGGCTGGCCTGA
- the grxD gene encoding Grx4 family monothiol glutaredoxin has translation MDVLERIREQVENNPVVIYMKGTPQFPMCGFSARTAEALKRCEAEFAYVNVLADPEIFENLPRYANWPTFPQVYIGGELVGGCDITLEMFEKGELKPMIEEAIQAKQAG, from the coding sequence ATGGACGTCTTGGAACGGATTCGTGAACAGGTCGAGAACAATCCTGTCGTAATCTATATGAAGGGTACGCCGCAGTTTCCCATGTGCGGTTTCTCCGCGCGCACGGCCGAAGCCTTGAAACGATGCGAGGCGGAGTTCGCCTATGTGAACGTGCTGGCCGATCCGGAAATTTTCGAGAATCTGCCGCGATATGCGAATTGGCCAACGTTTCCGCAGGTTTATATCGGTGGCGAGCTGGTTGGCGGGTGCGACATTACCCTCGAAATGTTCGAGAAAGGTGAATTGAAGCCGATGATCGAAGAGGCGATTCAGGCCAAGCAGGCGGGCTGA
- a CDS encoding glycosyltransferase family 4 protein — translation MRILHTEWSDGWGGQERRIISEMRGMQDRGHTLWLATRAHARIREQAEIAGIQTLVFDFKRALDFGTILPLARTLRQLRIDVVSTHSGIDSWVGGLAAKRAGTPILLRTRHLDLPLRRSWTNFVHFLPDRIVTCGEAIRNHLIDDCGFPPQQLVSIPTGIDFDTFAPRRSRADVRAELGLREDDFIIFMASILRRFKRHEIALETLRRLMADYPNIHLVIAGDGPKRTSIERQALEQGLVPRLSLLGQRDDVADLMGASDMLLLTSNEAEGVPQAITQALGLGLPVVSTIVGSVEELIEHERTGLLAPAEQPDAIAAQIRRIIDDPVWADELGMRALVRIREHYSLHSMLDATERLCDALQAAKA, via the coding sequence ATGCGGATTCTACATACCGAATGGTCAGACGGCTGGGGCGGTCAGGAGCGCAGAATCATCTCCGAAATGCGCGGCATGCAGGACCGCGGCCACACCCTCTGGCTGGCCACGCGCGCCCATGCGCGCATCCGCGAGCAGGCGGAAATCGCCGGCATTCAAACACTCGTTTTCGATTTCAAACGCGCCCTCGATTTCGGCACCATACTGCCCCTGGCGCGCACGCTCCGGCAGTTGCGGATCGACGTCGTCAGCACCCACAGCGGCATCGACAGCTGGGTCGGCGGCCTTGCCGCCAAACGCGCCGGCACCCCGATCCTGCTGCGCACCCGCCACCTCGACCTGCCGTTGCGCCGCAGTTGGACCAACTTCGTCCACTTCCTCCCGGATCGGATCGTCACTTGCGGCGAGGCGATTCGCAACCACCTGATCGACGACTGTGGCTTCCCGCCGCAACAACTCGTCAGCATCCCGACCGGCATCGACTTCGACACCTTCGCCCCGCGACGCAGCCGCGCCGACGTGCGCGCAGAACTCGGCCTGCGCGAAGACGACTTCATCATCTTCATGGCCAGCATTCTGCGCCGTTTCAAACGCCACGAAATCGCCCTGGAAACACTGCGGCGGCTGATGGCCGACTATCCGAACATCCACCTGGTCATCGCCGGCGACGGCCCCAAGCGCACCAGCATCGAACGCCAGGCGCTCGAACAGGGGCTCGTTCCCCGGCTGAGCCTGCTCGGCCAGCGCGACGACGTCGCTGACCTCATGGGTGCGTCCGACATGCTCCTGCTCACCTCCAACGAAGCCGAAGGCGTGCCGCAGGCAATCACCCAGGCGCTGGGCCTGGGGCTGCCCGTCGTCTCCACCATCGTTGGCAGCGTCGAGGAACTGATCGAACACGAGCGCACCGGTCTGCTGGCACCGGCCGAACAGCCCGATGCCATCGCCGCACAAATACGCCGCATCATCGACGACCCCGTGTGGGCGGACGAACTCGGCATGCGGGCGCTAGTGCGGATCCGCGAGCATTACAGCCTGCACAGCATGCTCGACGCGACCGAGCGCCTGTGCGACGCGCTGCAAGCGGCCAAGGCTTGA